The genomic stretch gtttctggtcaacggtgacccccaggatgttgatgatgggggattcggcgatggtaatgtggtTGAAtatcaagaggcggtggttagattctcgcttgttggagatagtcattgcctggatcttgtgtggcgcgaatgttaaatGGCAAAAAATAACATAAGGTAAAAGAAATAGATGAGAGTTTAGGACTGTCCGAGGCAAGAGACAAGGGTAACATAAGCGGTCAGGGCACAAATACAGAAGTTTAAAAATCTGTTAAAAATTAAAAGTGACCGGAACAACTGTTAAAGATAAATGAAACTgcctgtacagcaatgtacacagcatccaaaataaaacagggggaactggaggcaataatccCTAGCGAGGAACAAGATTGTAGTTGGAATACCTGAAACATGGTTACATAAATAACTGGACTGGCAACTAAGTGTTGCAagttgtaaaagaaagacttgcatttctatagcgcctttcacaagcaccggacgtcccaaagcgctttacagctgatgaagtacttttggagtgtagtcactgttgtaatgtgggaaacgccaacttgcgcacagcaagctcccacacacacagcaatgtgatcatgacccagataatctgtttttgttatgttgattgagggacaaatattggccccaggacaccggggagaactccccctgttcttcttccaaatagagatctcttacatccacctgaggcctcggtttaacgtctcatctgaaagacggcacctccgacagtgcggcactccctcagcactgcactggagtgtcggcctggattatggggctcaagtctctggagtgggacttgaacccacaatctcctgactcagaggcgagggtgctgcccactgaaccactggCTGACAGTGTTATATATGCAATTATATCTCATTAATGTCACCATTAGCAATTATTCAAAAATCACAGAACGgtcacagcacagtaggaggccattcggcccatcgagcccgtgctggctctctgcaggagcacctcagccagtcccactccccccgccctttccccggagcccggtACAATttgttccttcagatacttatccaactcccttttgaaagccacgattgagtctgcccacaccaccctctcaggcagagcattcctagatcctcaccactcgctgcgtaacaaagtgttccctcgtgtcgcctttggttcttctgccaatcgccttaaatctgtgtccctctggttctcgacccttccaccaatgggaacactttctctctctctctctactctgtccagacccctcacgattgtgaacacctcgatcaaatctcctctcgacctcctctgctccaaggagaacaaccccagcttctccagtctatccacgtaactgaagtccctcatccctggaaccattctcgtaaatccctTCTGcgccctttctaaggccttcacatccttcctaaagtgcggtgcccagaattggacacaatactccagttgtggtcgacctagtattttataaaggttcatcgtaacttccttgcttttgcacttatAGGAAAAAATTCCGAGGGACAGGATAGATCTTCCTATAGAAAGacctggattaatcaaggacagtcagcacggatttgttaagataAGGTCGCGTCTGACTGACTTGAATGAACTTTTCGAGGAgggaaccaggagggtcgatgaggacagtgtgtacgatgtagtgtacatggattttagcaaagcttttgataaggttccacatggcagactggtcacgtaagtaaaagcccctgggatccagggcaaagcggcaagttggatccacaattgtctcagaggcagaaagcagagggtcatggttgatgggtgtttttgtgactggaaggatgtttcctgtggggttctgcagggctcagtgctgggtccctggctttttgtggtatacatcaatgatctagacttgaatgtagggggtatgattacgaagtttgcagatgatattaaaatgaggaacacagggaccctgaaggtagcaggccaggtggataaggtggttaagaaggcatacggaatgcttgcctttattagccgaggcatagaatataagagcagggaggttatgcttgaactgtataaaacactgggtatggccacagctggagtactgcgtgcacagttctggtcaccacattacaggaaggatgtgatcgcactggagagggtacagaggagatttaccaggatgttgcactggagagggtacagaggagatttaccaggatgttgcactggagagggtacagaggagatttaccaggatgttgcactggagagggtacagaggagatttaccaggatgttgcactggagagggtacagaggagatttaccaggatgttgcactggagaggggacagaggagatttaccaggatgttgcactggagagggtacagaggagatttaccaggatgttgcactggagagggtacagaggagatttaccaggatgttgcactggagagggtacagaggagatttaccaggatgttgcactggagaggggacagaggagatttaccaggatgttgcactggagagggtacagaggagatttaccaggatgttgcactggagagggtacagaggagatttaccaggatgttgcactggagagggtacagaggagatttaccaggatgttgcactggcgagggtacagaggagatttaccaggatgttgcactggagagggtacagaggagatttaccaggatgttgccctggactggagaattttagcgatgaggaaaaattggataggctggggttgttttctttggaacagaggaggctgaggggagaccttatggaggtgtataaaataatgaggagcctagggtggataggacggacctgtttccctgggcagaggggtcaacaaccagggggcatagatttagagtaattggggggggggggggaggtttagagggggatttgaggggaaatgtcttcacccagagggcggtgggggtctggggggggaactcacagcctgaaagggggggtagaggcagaaaccctcaccacatttggatgtgctcctgaagtgccgtaacccacagggctccggacccagagcgggaaagtgggattaggccgggtagctcttggtcggccggcgcaggacacgatgggccgagatggcctcctcccCTGCTGTAAATCTGTATGATTCTATGCGTCCATTTATGAAGCctaagacttaaaaaaaaactgcTTTCTGGAACCATTTTTGTGAATCTTTTGTGAAGGCCTCTGAGAATTGATTATATTGGCGATAATGTCATCAATTGATGCTAATAATTGTATTATCTGCTAACGCCCCTGTGACGCGTCTTGGGACATGTCGTGATGTTCGAGGCGTTATATAAACATAAGTTACTGCAGTTAATTGTAATATTGCAGAATTGGCAATATTTGTGTTATTTGCAGTGATGGTAAACACAGGGGGAAACAATTGCAAGCAGTTTATTTCTTTAGTCGGCCTGTGCCAGTTCAGTGTTGAGGGATTGGGTGAAACAAGCCAGATTGCTTTAGTTAATGTTTAATGGTTAATGTTTAATGTTATTGAGTCAGCAGGGTGTGTGGGCAGGACCCAGGCTCCAGCTGTGAGCCACACGACGGCATGACGCAGGCGCGCCTTGATTGACGGCAGCCGCCGGCCAATGGGCAGCGGCGCCGGCGCCGGCCAATGGGAGGGAGCGGGAGGCGAGCCTCCCGGCGCGGCCATTTTGTGCAGCCCATGGCCGGGGCCCGGGGGGTGAGTgggcgccgccgccgccgccgccgctcccccgccccccgctccccctccccctccccccgctccccgccccccggtgGTGTCGCTCGGCGGGCCCGCGGCTCACGGTCCAaccgccggggggaggggagggactaaCCGATCCACATCTAAAACCAACTGGTGCTGGGGGGCGGGGCACTCTGTTAAAGGGGCAGGCCATTAAAGGGAGGGGGCAGTTAAAGGGGCAGGCCATTAAAGGGAGGGGGCAATTAAAGGGGCAGGGCATTAAAGGGAGGGGGCAGTTAAAGGGGCAGGCCATTAAAGGGAGGGGGCAATTAAAGGGGCAGGGCATTAAAGGGAGGGGGCAATTAAAGGGGCAGGGCATTAAAGGGAGGGGGCAATTAAAGGGGCAGGCCATTAAAGGGAGGGGGCAATTAAAGGGGCAGGCCATTAAAGGGAGGGGGCAATTAAAGGGTCAGGCCATTAAAGGGAGGAGGCAATTAAAGGGGCAGGGCATTAAAGTGAGGGGGCAATTAAAGGGGCAGGCCATTAAAGGGAGGGGGCAATTAAAGGGGCAGAGCATTAAAGGGAGGGGGCAATTAAAGGGGCAGGGCATTAAAGGGAGGGGGCAATTAAAGGGCAGGCCATTAAAGGGAGGGGGCAATTAAAGGGGCAGGGCATTAAAGGGAGGGGGCAATTAAAGGGGCAGGGCATTAAAGGGGCAGGCCATTAAAGGGAGGGGGCATTAAAGGGGCAGGGCATTAAAGGGGCAGGCCATTAAAGGGATAGGGCAATTAAAGGGGCAGGGCATTAAAGGGATGGGGCAATTAAAGGGGCAGGGCATTAAAGGGAGGGGGCAATTAAAGGGGCAGGGCATTAAAGGGAGGGGAgcaattaaagggacaggccaTTAAAGGGAGGGGGCAATTAAAGGGGCAGGGCATTAAAGGGAGGGGGCAATTAAAGGGAGGGGGCATTAAAGGGGCAGGCCATTAAAGGGAGGGGGCAATTAAAGGGAGGGGGCAATTAAAGGGATGGGGCAGTTAAAGGGGCAGGTCATTAAAGGGATGGGGCAGGGCATTAAAGGGATAGGGCAATTAAAGGGGCAGGGCATTAAAGGGATGGGGCAATTAAAGGGGCAGGGCATTAAAGGGATGGGGCAGTTAAAGGGGCAGGGCATTAAAGGGATGGGGCAGTTAAAGGGGCAGGGCATTAAAGGAATGGGGCAGTTAAAGGGGCAGGGCATTAAAGGGGCAGGGCATTAAAGGGAGGGGCAGTTAAAGGGGCAGGTCATTAAAGGGATGGGGCAGGGCATTAAAGGGATAGGGCAATTAAAGGGGCAGGGCATTAAAGGGATGGGGCAATTAAAGGGGCAGGGCATTAAAGGGAGGGGGCAATTAAAGGGGCAGGGCATTAAAGGGATAGGGCAGTTAAAGAGGCAGGGCATTAAAGGGATGGGGCAGTTAAAGGGGCAGGGCATTAAAGGGCAGGGCAATTAAAGGGGCAGGGCATTAAAGGGGCGGGGCATTAAAGGGATGGGGCAGTTAAAGGGGCAGGGCATTAAAGGGAGGGGCAGTTAAAGGGATGGGGCATTAAAGGGATGGGGCCATTAAAAGGATGGGCCGTTAAAGGTATAGGAAAATTAAAGGGATGGGGCCGTTAAAGGGATGGGGCAATTAAAGGGATAGGGAATTAAAGGGATGGGGCCGTTAAAGGGATGGGAAATTAAAGCGACGGGGCATTAAAGGGATGGGGAATTAAAGGGATGGGGCCATTAAAGTTATGGGTCCATTAAAGGGATGGGcccgttaaagggaagggccgttaAAAGGATGCAGCTATTAAAGGGATGGGCCATTAAAGGGGCAGGGCACGTGATTAAAGAGATGGGCCGTTAAAGGAGCAGGGCATGTGATTAAAGGGATGGAGCCATTAAAGGGATCGGGCTATTAAAGGGATGGGCTGTTAAAGGGGCAGGGCACATGATTAAAGGGATGGGGCTATTAAAGGGGCAGTGTGCACGATTAAAGGGATGGACCATTAATGGGGCAGTGCATGTGATTAAAGGGCTGGGGCAATTAAAGGAATTGTGTGGGGAATAAAGCATGGGGGAAATATATGcgcagtgaaagaaagacttgtatttatatagcgcctttcatgaccactggacatctcaaagcgcttatgCTATAAAAGGGTCATTGTGGTTAAAAGGACTGGGCAATGAATGGGGTTGTGTGATTAATGGGGCAATGCGTGATTAAAGAGCCAGTGTGGAATTGGGTAGTTAAAGGGACGGTGTGTTATTAAGGACCGGTGTGTGTAATTAAAGAGGCTGTAAATCAATGAAAGATGTAAaaaaggagaaacactttccagtgttTGAAGGTTTGGTAACCAGAGGGGGAGATTGCAGcgcgttgttgtgatctgaaagAACGGTGAAAGCATATTCAatggtagctttcaaaagggaattggataactagctGCAGGGGGGAAAAAGTGCAAGGCGTttgggaaagtgcaggggagtgggactttctaagagctggcacaggcacgatgggccgaatggccttctgtactGTACCATGCCACGATTCTATGCAGACCagagggagttctctccggtgtcctggggccaaccaACATCACTGACATAATTTTATCGCATTGCTGCTTGTGCGAGCTTCAATAAAGTACTTAGTTGGCTTTTGAGCATCCCCGGTTTTAAATGCTCCACCGTCGGTGGCtgtgcccccaagctctggaaccccctgcctaaacctctccacctctctttcctcctccaagatgctccttaaaacctacctctttgaccaagcttttggtcacctgccctaatttccactTGGGCGGCTCGGCGGCAATTTTTTTTTCCGTGAAGCACCGGGGGgggcgtttcactgcgttaaaaggCGCTATCTCAATGCAAGTCGTTGTTGTTGTAGGGCgcttttgggatgtcttgaggtcgtggAAGGCGCTCTCGAAATGCAGCTCCGTTAACTTTCCCCCGTTGCTGACTTTTGCTTGTTAACTCCCTTCTGCAGTCGAACACAGCCGGCCGCTGAGAGCCATCGCATCGGAGCCAGCCCCGGCGAGAGCCGACGGCGTCGCCGGCCTTCGAACATGGACGGATAAGAGCGAGAGCTCTGTGGCCGGCGGGCAGGACATTTATAACGTCGGGAGCGACCCGGGGGGAAAAGCGGCGAGACGCACACGgcccagagacagagcgagagagcgagagagagagagactcagaaggCGTTGCCGGATGCGCGGGCCGTTGAGCGTGCTTTGACCAACGACGGTGGGCTACCTCACGGCTGGGGGGGCGGTGGTGTGGGGGGCGGGGTTTGGAGGggcggggtggtgggtggggggtggagagaggggggtaaGAAAACCGTCCCATCGCCATCAAGCAGACCGGAAAGATGGACGCCGGCGATCCCGGCGCGGGCTGCGACCGGCCGTCCGAGCTGGAGGCCCGCGGCCAACGCGTCGCCGATCGCGGCAACTGTGTCGGCGCGCGGGGCGACCGCGGCGGGCGGGCCGGTGACCGAGACAGCCGCGACGTTGGCGACCGAGACAGCCGCGACGTTGGCAACCGCGACGGGCGCGCCCATGACCGAGACAGCCACGACGTTGGCGACCGAGACAGCCGCGACGTTGGCGACCGGAACAACtgtgccgccgccgccgccgcccgccCCTTCGCCTGCTCCGAGTGCGGCAAGCACTTTGCCCACTCCTCCACCCTGCTGACCCACCGGCACACCCACACGGGGGAGCGGCCCTTCGCCTGCGGGGTGTGCGGCAAGAGCTTTGCCCGCTCCTTCAGCCTGCTGACCCACCGCCGGGTACACACGGGCGAGCGGCCCTTTGTGTGCGGCCACTGTGGCAAGGGCTTCACCCAGTCCTGCAACCTGCTGAGCCACCGCCGGGTGCACACCGATGAGCGGCCCTTCCGCTGCTCCCACTGCGGCAAGGGCTTCCGGGTGTCCAGCAGCCTGGCCCGGCACCGGCGGGTGCACACCGGCGAGCGGCCCTTCGTGTGCGCCGAGTGCGGCATGGGCTTCACCCAGTCCTCCCACCTGCTGGCTCACCGCCGGGTGCACACCGGCGAGGGCCCCTTCGCCTGCGGGGTGTGCGGCATGGGCTTCACCcactcctcctcgctgctcacccaCCAGCGGGTGCACACCGGGGAGCGGCCCTACACCTGCCGGCTGTGCGGCAAGGGCTTCACCCAGTCCTCCAACCTGATGACCCACCAGCGGGTCCACACCGGGGAGCGGCCCTTCCGCTGCTCCCAGTGTGCCAAGCGCTTCAAGGTCTCTTCCCACCTGCTGCGGCACCAGAGAGTGCACGCCGGCGACGAGgggccgggggaaggggaggggggcgagccgCCTCGCCGGCCCAGCTGATCGACCGGGTTCTGGGTTCTCCGTTCCCCCCCCGGGTTCTGGGTTCCCCGTTCCCCCCCCGGGTTCTGGGTTCCCCGTTCTCCCCGGGTTCTGGGTTCTCTGTTCCCCCCGGGTTCTGGGTTCTGGTTCCCCCCGGGTTCTGGGTTCCCCGTTCCCCCCCGGGTTCTGGGTTCCCCGTTCCCCCCGGGTTCTGGGTTCCCCGTTCCCCCCGGGTTCTGGGTTCCCCGTTCCCCCCCGGGTTCTGGGTTCCCCGTTCCCCCTcgggttctgggttccctgttcccccccgggttctgggttccctgttcccccccgggttctgggttccctgttccccCCCGGGTTCTGGGTTCCCCGTTCCCCCCGGGTTCTGGGTTCCCCGTTCCCCCCCGGGTTCTGGGTTCCCCGTTCCCCCCGGGTTCTGGGTTCGCTGTTCCCCCCGGGTTCTGGGTTCCCCGTTCCCCCCGGGTTCTGGGTTCTGGTTCCCCCCGGGTTCTGGGTTCGCTGTTCCCCCCGGGTTCTGGGTTCCCCGTTCCCCCCCGGGTTCTGGGTTCTGGTTCCCCCCGGGTTCTGGGTTCCCCGTTCCCCCCGGGTTCTGGGTTCTGGTTCCCCCCGGGTTCTGGGTTCACCGTTCCCCGTTCCCCCCAGGTTCTGGGTTCTGGTTCCCCCcgggttctgggttccctgttccccCCGGGTTCTGGGTTCGCTGTTCCCCCCGGGTTCTGGgttccccgttcccccccccgggttctgggttccctgttccccccgggttctgggttccctgttccccCCCGGGTTCTGGGTTCCCCCCCCCGGGTTCTGGGTTCCCCGTTCCCCCCCAGGTTCTGGGTTCCCCGTTCCCCTCGGGTTCTGGGTTCCCCGTTCCCCCCGGGTTCTGGGTTCCCCGTTCCCCCCGGGTTCTGGGTTCCCCGTTCCCCCCGGGTTCTGGGTTCCCCGTTCCCCCCCGGGTTCTGGGTTCCCCGTTCCCCCCGGGTTCTGGGTTCCCCGTTCCCCCCGGGTTCTGGGTTCCCCGTTCCCCCCGGGTTCTGGGTTCCCCGTTCCCCCCGGGTTCTGGGTTCCCCGTTCCCCCCCGGGTTCTGGGTTCCCCGTTCCCCCCGGGTTCTGGATTCgctgttccccctcccttcccATCCTCGATTCCAGCGCCCGAGGGgacaaggggagggatgggggagtcgCCTCGTGGACCTACCTGATAGTCCGGGTTCGCtgtttaaccccctccccccccctcccccacctcctctctccctcGATTCTAGCGTCGGGAGATCTCTTTCGACTGACTTCACACAAAACCTCCATCCCCCAATACATCATcaccggcagtccctcggaaccgagggagACCTGCTCCCGTTCTAAAAGCGAGTTCCCGGGTGACTGAGCAGTCTCTTGTCACAGcccgtggttggaggaaagggtgggggcgggggggggggctgggtttgccgcacgctctcggcgacgaggcactcgaggtgctcagcgccctcccggatgcacctcctctcaccgagggcggtctttggccaagttgGGGCTTTCAACACGTGGTGTACACCTTGAAATAAACCAGCTTTGTTCTAAACCCACACGTGGATGGATCTTTTCGGCGCGGTGTCAGGTttaccgcgggggggggggaagtgctgtgAGGAATTGTCGCTGTTccgtcgggggggtggggtggggtatggGGGCGCTCGCGATCCCTACGAGTCCAGAGTGTCGCTTGACCCCGATGAGCCGCGGCAGTACCTGACAGTAAACATTGCGTAATTTACTTGACAAAACAAGAGCCCCATTATCAACAGCGCGATTGCAGCAgacagtctacagtgtctattttATAAAGAGCCGCCGCAGACTACAGCAAAAGCGGGACTCGAGACCGGAACCACGGCGGCTTGTCCCGATAAAGGCAGGTGTATAACGCAGTACGGGTAACGTGCGGGAAATCGACTCACGCCAACTGAGAGCACtcccatcatcatgggcagtcccgcgaagcgaggacgacttgcttggatgatactaagttgggtggcagtgtgagctgcgaggaggatgctatgaggctgcagagcgacttggataggttaggtgagtgggcaaatgcatggcagatgaagtataatgtggataaatgtgaggttatccactttggtggtaaaaacagagagacagactattatctgaatggtgacagattaggaaaagaggaggtgcaacgagacctgggtgtcatggtacatcagtcattgaaggttggcatgcaggtgcagcaggcggtgaagaaagcaaatggcatgttggccttcatagcgaggggatttgaatacaggggcagggaggtgttgctacagttgtacagggccttggtgaggccacacctggagtattgtgtacagttttggtctcctaacttgaggaaggacattcttgctattgagggagtgcagcgaaggttcaccagactgattcccgggatggcgggactgacctatcaagaaagattggatcaactgggcttgtattcactggagttcagaagaatgagaggggatctcatagaaacgtttaaaattctgacgggtttagacaggttagatgcagaaagaatgttcccaatgttggggaagtccagaaccaggggtcacagtctgaggataaggggtaagccatttaggaccgagatgaggagaaacttcttcacccagagagtggtgaacctgtggaattctctaccacagaaagtagttgaggccaattcactaaatatattcaaaagggagttagatgaagtccttactactcgggggatcaaggggtatggcgagaaagcaggaagggggtactgaagtttcatgttcagccatgaactcattgaatggcggtgcaggctagaagggctgaatggcctgctcctgcacctattttctatgtttctatgtttccacgcaaaaagggatgagttcacgggtgtttcaatgaagggcctgacattccaggccccgaactccaccctgaagggcggaagatgcctgtgcgtgggttttttttttaacgtggggtggccgttgcacaccagcccaccacacgggcttgacaagagCGCGGTTTAACCAAGGGTTAAGGGTCAAggggcagtggcaagggttaaccaagacgactggagaccagctctgctgcacggacgcaGTGCGCGCGCACGCGTGTCGCACAGTGTAGGGCGGAGCCCGTGCTGCCCCCCTCTGGGCCCTGGCCTCTGGCaaggccccccgcccccccgaactcacgcctctcctgggccgccGGTCGCTTCCATCCGCgagctctcgccgctccttcgcatccCTCCTGCCGTGCCTGCCCGCAGCGCAACCAGCGAGCTGGCTTTGCAGCCggcgctctcctgcagcagcacgcgccgcTCCCTGCGTTGGCCTGCCGCCACTTGGAGCAATCCAGGCCGTGATTGACAGGGGGAAAATCAGCCAAGGCCGTGATTGATGGGGAAAATCAGCCAAGGCCTTGATTGACGGGAAAATCAGCCAAGGCTGTGAT from Pristiophorus japonicus isolate sPriJap1 chromosome 23, sPriJap1.hap1, whole genome shotgun sequence encodes the following:
- the LOC139235279 gene encoding zinc finger protein 771-like yields the protein MDAGDPGAGCDRPSELEARGQRVADRGNCVGARGDRGGRAGDRDSRDVGDRDSRDVGNRDGRAHDRDSHDVGDRDSRDVGDRNNCAAAAAARPFACSECGKHFAHSSTLLTHRHTHTGERPFACGVCGKSFARSFSLLTHRRVHTGERPFVCGHCGKGFTQSCNLLSHRRVHTDERPFRCSHCGKGFRVSSSLARHRRVHTGERPFVCAECGMGFTQSSHLLAHRRVHTGEGPFACGVCGMGFTHSSSLLTHQRVHTGERPYTCRLCGKGFTQSSNLMTHQRVHTGERPFRCSQCAKRFKVSSHLLRHQRVHAGDEGPGEGEGGEPPRRPS